One Mycolicibacterium doricum genomic window, CACCCGGCCAGCCTAGGGCGTGGAATGAACGGCTTTGTAAGCCGCGTCACCGCCGCAGCGCCTCACAGCAGGTCATGGCCGTCGGTGAACTAAGCGTGACGCGCTGTCAAAGACGCGTTACGTCTACGACACATCCGGTCGCCAAGCTGAGGGGCACCTTCAGTGCCGTCGTCCGCCACTGCCACTCACCGTCCCAAGAGGAGCGACGACTCATGTCCTATGTGGATCCAGCGCAGTTCGTCACGAAGATGATCGACGCCGGGGAGGCCAAGGCCTTCATGTCGACGCGCGACACCGTGATCCGCGCCTACATGGCCGGGGCGATCCTCGCGCTGGCCGCGGCGTTCGCGGTCACCGTCACCGTGCAGACAGGTAACGCGCTCGTCGGCGCCCTGCTGTTCCCGGTCGGGTTCTGCCTGCTGTACCTGCTCGGGTTCGATTTGCTGACCGGTGTTTTCACGCTCGTCCCGCTCGCCCTTCTCGACAAGCGGCGAGGTGTGACCATGCGGGGGCTGCTGCGCAACTGGGGACTGGTGTTCGTCGGCAACTTCGCCGGCGCGCTCACCGTCGCCTTCATGATGGCGATCATCTTCACCTACGGATTCTCGGTCGATCCGAACGAGGTCGGTCAGAGGCTGGGCGAGATCGGCCAAAGCCGCACCGTCGGGTACGCCCAGTACGGAGCCGCAGGCATGCTCACGTTGTTCATCCGGGGTGTGCTGTGCAACTGGATGGTGTCCACCGGTGTGGTGGCGGCGATGATGTCGACCTCGGTGTCGGGCAAGGTGATCGGGATGTGGATGCCGATCATCGTGTTCTTCTACATGGGGTTCGAGCACTCGGTGGTCAACATGTTCCTGTTCCCGTCCGGTCTGATGCTCGGCGGTGACTTCTCGGTCATGGACTACCTGCTGTGGAACGAGATCCCCACGGTCATCGGCAATCTCGTCGGCGGCCTGGCCTTCGTCGGGTTGACGCTCTACGCCACCCACGCTCGCACCGGCTCAGAATGGAACCGGCCGGCCGAACCCGAGCAGTTCACGCTCCCGGTGGAGGCTCGGACATGACGCGGGACGAGATCACCGCCGACATCGTGGCGGCACGGCTGGCGAAACAGTTGACCTGGCAACAACTCGCCGACGCCATCGACCGGCCGGTGATGTGGACCATCGCCGCCCTGCTCGGCCAGCATCCGATTCCGGCCGACAGCGGCACGGTGCTCGTCGACGTGCTCGGTCTGGACCAGGCCGCCGTTCCGGTGCTGGCGGCGTCCCCCGTGCGCGGTGGCCTCGCGACCGCGGTGCCGACTGATCCGACCATCTACCGTTTCTACGAAGTGCTCCAGGTGTACGGCGGTGCCATCAAGGAACTCATCCACGAGGAGTTCGGCGACGGCATCATGAGCGCGATCAACTTCAGCATCGACGTGCAGCGCAAACCGCATTCCGCCGGTGACCGCGTGGTCGTCACACTCGACGGCAAGTTCCTGCCCTACGACTGGACGGCCGCCGAAGGCTGATCGAGCTTCGAGCGTTCGGGACCTTGGTCCTTCGACTCGCGGACCAGCGCCTCGCTCCGCGGGGCGGCCACCTCGGCTAACCTGTGCCGGAACCGCACAGGGAGGTGTCGAGATGTCCTCGTCGGAAAGACCTCATGGAATCGTCGTGGGTGCCGACGGGTCGGCGGCCGGCAACGTCGCCGTGGACTGGGCGGCGCGCAGCGCCGTCCGTCGGGGGGTGCCGCTCACACTCGTCCACGTCATCGCGCCCAAGGACGTCCGGATGTGGATCGAGGTGCCGGCTCCGCAGGAGTACCTGCGCTGGCAGGCCGAACGCAGTACGCGGGTGATGGACGAGGCCATGGCGATCGCCGAGCGGGCCGCCGGCAACCGGAAGCTCACCGTGGTCAAACAGGTCATCCCAGGCGACGCGAAGGCCACGCTGATCGACATGTCGAAGGACGCCGGCCTGGTCGTGGTCGGTAGCCGCCGCCTCGGCGCCCTGGGCAGGCGGCTACTCGGTTCGGTGAGCACTGCCGTGGTGCACCATGCCCACTGTCCGGTCGCGGTGATCCACGATGAGGATCCGCTGATGGACCACCCGGACCAGGCGCCGGTCGTGGTCGGCGTCGACGGCTCCGCCGCCTCCGACAATGCGATCGCGATCGCCTTCGACGAGGCATCCCGACGCGGTGTCGATCTGGTCGCCGTGCACGCCTGGAACGATGTCGACTACGAGTTCCCGGACATCAAGTGGGTTGACTACACCGAACGCGGCGAGCGCATCATCGGCGAGTGTCTTGCCGGCTACTGCGAGACCTATCCCGACGTCTCGGTGCACAAGGTGCTCGTGCGTGACCGCCCGGCGCACCAGCTGCTACAGCAGGCAGAAGCGGCGCAGTTGCTCGTCGTCGGGAGCCGCGGCCGGGGCGGTTTCGAGGGCATGCTACTCGGCTCGGTCAGCTCCGAGGTGGTGCAATCCGCCCGCATGCCGGTGATCGTCGCCCGCGGCGGTTGATCAGCGCGCGCTTGCTGAATTGCGCGCTCAGCGCGCGTTAGCTGAATTGCGCGCTCAGCGCGCGGCGGTCCACCTTGCCGATCCCCCTGCGCGGCACCTCCTCCACCACGTGCACCTCACGCGGTGCCGCGGTGGCGTCCAAGTCGGCCGCGACGTGCACCCGTAACTCATCCGCCGTCGGCGCCGACGCACCCGGTGCGAGGACGATCGCGGCCACCACCCGCTGCCCCAACCGCTCGTCGGCCACCCCGAAGACCGCGCAGTCGACGACCGCCGGGTGGCGCGACAGCACCGCCTCGACGAGAGGGGGCATCACGGTAAGTCCCCCGGTGCTGATCGCGTCGTCGACACGGCCCAACACCCGCAGCACCCCGCGCTCCAGCGCACCGACGTCGTTGGTGCGGAACCAGCCCGGCTTGGCGAAGGGGTCCGGCGACACGGGGTTGCGGTAACCCTTGGCCAGCGTCGCCCCGCCGAGCAGGACCCGGGACCCCTCGAGACGCACCTGCACCCCGTCCAGCGGCACCCCGTCGTAGACGCATCCGCCGGCGGTTTCACTCATACCGTACGTCCGGACCACCGAAACCCCGGCCGCAGCGGCCTGCTCGTCCAGGCCTGCGGGCATCGGCCCCCCGCCGACCAGCACCGCGTCGAACGTGGTGAGCGCTGTGGTGGCCGCCGGATCGCGCAGCGCCTTGTCCAGCTGGACGCTCACCAGCGACACGTATCGCCGTCCCGTACCCATACCCGCCGCCGCCGACACCAGATCCGACGGCTCGAAACTCGCCGGCATGGCTACCGGCCGCTCACCGGCAACGACACTGCGCACCAGGACCTGCAGCCCGGCGATGTGATGGGCGGGAAGGGCGAGCAGCCACCGACCCGGCCCACCCAGCCGGGCATGGGTGGCGTGCGCGCTAGCGGTCAACGCCGCGGCGGACAGCATTGCGCCCTTCGGGGTGCCGGTGGTGCCCGAGGTCGGCACCACCACGGCGACGTCGTCGTCGATCGGCGCACCGGCCAGCAGCGCCTCGCTCAGCAGCGCGCGGTGGCCGGTCTCGTCGGCCGGGATGGGCAGCAACGCCGGGCCCCGGCCGTTCAGCACGTCCTCGATGACCGGGAGCACCTCGAGCGCCGCAGCGCCGGACGGAACGGCGAGGGCCCGCAGGACGGCTATGCGCCCTCCCCGGATTCTCGGTCGTCGAGCGGCCAGCTGCCTGCGGCGAGCCGCTCGCGCACCCGGTCGGTCTCCGCCGGGGCGGGCATGTCTGCGGTGATCCAGGCGAGGATGCTGGCGAGGAAGTTGGGCACGTGCGTCACTTTCCCGGGCATGCCGAAGAGCTTCGCCCGCAGGCAGTCGATGGTAACTCCGGCCGACGGGGTTGGCGACGGCGGGCGGTGATTTGGACCCTGGTTCCGGCCTGGCCGCGACGCCAAGCCGGCCGTCGGCCGCACCGGTGCGCTGACACCGTCAGCCGCGGGTGTCGCGGCGCAGCGGATGGTCGTCGGGCACCTGCACGAAGATCAGCGTGACGCCGTCGGGATCGGTCACGTGCATCTCGTGCAGTCCCCACGGCTCCTGGCGGGCCTGCCTGGCGATCTCGACGCCGCGGCCGCGCAACTCGTCCTGCACGGCGTGGAGGTCGCGTACCTGCAGCCACAGGGTGCCGCCGGCGTCGGGGCCGCCATGAGCGGCAAGTTCGATCAGTGATTGACCGGCGTAGAACACGGTGCCTGCGCCGTACTCGCGGGCGATGGCGAGCCCGAGTCCGTCACGGTAGAAGCGCAGCGACCGTTCATAGTCCGCCGGCCGGAACAGCATCCGGCTGGCCAGGATCTCCATAGGCCCTGTCTATCACTGCGACGGTCACCGGCCGGTCAGGCCTCCGGCTGCAGCCCCTGGCGTTTGACGACGGCGTTGAACCACGTCGGCGCCAGCGAGTCGAGCGCCCGAGCGGTGACCGCCATCCGTGGCGTGATGCGCACCGGGCGGTTACGCGCCGCGTCGATCATCCAATCGGCCGCTTCGGTTGCGGTCAGCCCCGGCACACCGTCATAGGCCCGAGTCGGCGCGATCATCGGTGTCTTGACCAGTGGGTAGTACAGCGTGGTGGAGTGCACACCTTTGGTGGACCACTCGGTCTCGATGACGCGGCTCACCGCCGACAGCGCCGCTTTGGAGGCGTTGTAGACGGCGAACAGCGGGGAGGCCTCACTGAACACGCCCCAGGTCGCCACATTCACGATGTGGCCGTCGCCGCGCTCGATCATGCCCGGCGCGAGTCCGCGGATCAAGCGCAGCGGTGAGTAGTAGTTCAGCGTCATCGTGCGTTCCACGTCGTGCCAGCGGTCCAGCGATTCCGCCAGCGGGCGGCGAATCGACTTGCCGGCGTTGTTGACCAGGATGTCGACGCCGCCGAGTTGTGCCTCCACGTCGGTCACCAGCGCGTCGACGGCATCCAAGTCGGACAGATCGCACGCCCGCGCTGTGGCATCGCCGCCGGCAGTGGTGATCCGTTCGACGAGCGCGTCGAGCAGATCCTGCCGGCGCGCGACCACCACCACCCTGGCACCGCATCGGGCGAACTTCTCGGCCGCGGCCTCACCGATCCCCGAGGAGGCACCCGTCAGCACGATGCGCTTGCCGGCGAGTTCGACAGAGGCGCGCGGTTGCAGGAACTGCTCGGCCCGCGAGGGCCGCATACCGGCCAACAGCAGGCTGTCGGACAAGCGGCGCAACGGGTTCTTGCTCACCGGAGAAGTCTAGGCGGCCGGCACGACCACCTCGGGGTGCATGCGGCCATGCCGGCGCGCGTGTCGAGACAGACCGCGCGTGTCGAGACAGACCCCGCGTGTCGAGACAGACCCCGCGTGTCGAGACAGACACAGAAAGCGGCTATCGAGGTCGGTGAGGTAGTCGGTGAGGTAGTGGTGTGTCCTAGCGGGAGAGGGGGATTGTGACGGTGACGGTCAGCCCGCCCGTCCCATGGGCAATCGCTTCCACGTCGCCGTGATGGCTCTGGACGACTGAACGTGTGATCGACAGGCCAAGTCCGGCGCCTCGGCCCGCCGCTCCATGCTTGGGGTCGGTGAGACGTTCGGAGGTGGCGAGACGGCGAAACGGCTCGAAAAGACCATCGACGTCCTCGGGTGCAATGACCGGTCCGGTGTTCTCGACGATCAGGCGCGCCGACGACCCGCTTGCGCCGACGGTGACTTGCAACCAGCCGTGCTCGGGGAGGTTGTAGCGCACCGCGTTGTCGATGAGGTTGTGAGCGATACGTTCGAGCAGCGTCGGATCGCCGGTCACGCTTACCGGATCAAGCTGTGAGGTGATCTTGACGCCGAAACGCTCGGCGAGCGGTGATGCGGTGTCGATGGCCCGCCGAACGATGTCAGCGAGGTCAACGCCTGGCCTCAAGTCCAGCTGGTGCTGGCTGCTGGCCAGCACCAGCAACCCATCGATGAGTCGCTCGTTGCGAGCATTGACTCCCAACAGGGTCGCCCCGAGTTGCCGAGTGGATTCAGGTGTGTCCGGATCGTCGAGCGCGACTTCGATCAGGGTGCGGTTGATCGCCAGCGGTGTACGCAACTCATGGGAGGCGTTGGCGACGAACCGCCGTTGACCGTCGAAGGCACGATCGAGTCGCTCCAGCATCGCGTCGAACGTGTCGGCGAGATCCTTGATCTCGTCGAAGGGACCGTCCAGTGCGATGCGCTCATGCAGGCTGCGGTCTGCCACGCGGCGAGCGGTTGCGGTGATCTGTTGCAGGGGACGCAGCGCCCTTCCTGCCAGCAGCCAGCCCAGGCCGGCGGCCGCGATGCCCACGGCGACGAGGGTGACCACGGAACGCACCAGCAAATTTCGCAGGGTTTCGGTGCGTTCCTGGGCAGCCTGCTCGGTCACCGCGGCAAAGATCCGGTCGGCGATCGGATGGCTGCCTTGCCCCCGATCGTCAAGGAACCGGCTGACCGCCTCCTGCACTCCCGCACCGGGCGGATCTTGCAGTGACTGCTGCACGTTGAAGTACATGAGCGCGACCAGGATCACGCCGCAGAGGAAGAACGCGCCCGCGTAGAGCACCGTCAGACGCAGTCGAATTGTTGATCTTGGTCTGCTGTTCATGGGATGCGGTAGCCCACACCCGGTTCGGTTTCGATCACCGGAGGTTCTCCCAACTTCCGCCGCAGCATCATGATCGTGTAGCGGACCACTCCGGTGAATGGATCGATGTGCTCGTCCCACGCTTTCTCCAGGAGTTGCTCTGCAGACACGATCCCTCCCTCGGCGCGCAGGAGTTCGGCCAGCACAGCGAACTCCTTGGGTGACAGCGGCACGGGGCGATGGTCGCGTTCCACAGTCCGGCGATGAGGGTCCAGCCGAATCCCGCTCCGCTCCAGTACCGGGGGCACCGCCGGCCGGGAACGCCGCGCCAATGCCTGCACCCGGGCGGTCAGTTCCGCGAAGGCAAAGGGCTTGGTGAGGTAGTCGTCGGCACCGAGGCCCAACCCGTTGACTCGATCAGCGATGGCGGTGGCAGCGGTGAGCATCAAAATCCGTGTCGCCGCGCCGCTTTCGACCAGCGATGTGCACACCGAGTCCCCAGAGACCACCGGTAAGTCGCGATCCAACACGATCACGTCGTAATCGTTGACAGTGGCACGCTCCAGCGCCGACGCGCCGTCATAAACCACATCCACGGCCATAGCGTGGCGGCGCAGCCCCGAGGCGATCGCATCGGCCAACAACGTTTCGTCTTCCACCACCAGAACGCGCATGACGACATACTGCCTGTTCGACGCGTTGGCGCAGTGTGAGAGCGCCGCCGCAGTGAGAGGCGCGCCGAGCTTGGATTAGCTCGACGCGCTCCCATTTCACCGACGGTTTAGATGAGACCCGGCCCGGGAAGACCGAAGCCTGCCCCGGGGAGCAAGCCCAGGCCAGAAGCCGGACCACCGAAGCCGCCCAACCCGGGCCCGGGAAGTACCCCAATCCCGGGGGCGCCGACACCGGGCCCTGGCAGAATACCTGGGCCAGGCGCACCGAACCCCGCACCGGGAAGCAGTCCCAGACCCGACGCGGGTCCGCCGAAGCCGCCCAGGCCGGGGCCAGGCAGGATTCCCGGCCCGGGTGCACCCCAATCCGGCCCAGGATCAGCCCCCGCCACACCGGCGGTGGCTGCGAAAGGCAGCATCGACAGCGCAGCGGCACCGATCGCGACTCCGATTGCGCGGCGTGCCATAACACGTACCTTTGTCACTTCGTTGCCTCCTCAATTCCCGTAGGAGCACAATCACTCCTACTCAGGCGATGGTAGCGACGAGGGCGTTTGGGCGGTGTGAGGTCAAAGAACGCCGGATTCCTACCGGGGAAACGACGTCAACCAAGCGCGACGGCGCGAAGTCACTCCAGGCGACACCGACACCACCGACACCTGCGGTCACCGGGCTTACTCCACGGGTGTTCCGCGCCGTCGCCGGGCCCGGCGCATGCGGCCGGCAACCCCCTAGCGCCAACCAAACGGCTGAGGGTGTGGACTGGGGAATCGCCCGCCCAACCGGCGGTACCGATACCCACGAAGGGGACAGCACCGTGGAACGTTCGTCAGTTCTCAAACCCGCCATGACGCTCGTCGCGACTTTTGGCGTCGCCCTCATGGGGCCGACTAGCGGTGTAGCCGGCGCCAAACCTCTCGATCCGGTCATCAACACCACGTGCACCTATGACCAGATCGTCGCGGCCCTCCGCATCGAGGCACCAGATCTGGCAAGCGCCTTGGATGCCCATCCCGAGGCCCAAACCAAACTGCGTGAGTTCGTTGCACTCTCGCCGGAGCAACGTCGAGCACGTGTCGACCAGCGCCTCAATGCCCATCCGGAGTGGCGCACCACCCTGGAACAGAAACGCGCCACACCTCAGGGGCAGGAGAAAGAACAAATGCTCCTGCGGATCGCCGATACCTGCCACAACTACGCGTGAGTGACGTGTCGTGCTCCGGTGATTGCATCGGGCCGCCTCACAGTTCGGTGTATGGCCTCGACGAGAACCAACCGTTGAACACCGGCCAGGCTCGCGAACTGGCTACGGCACCACTCGCTGCGGCGGCCGAGCTCGACGGGTTCCGCTGCTTCGAAGGATCCATGCGGCAACTCCCGGGTCTTACCTACCGGGACAGTTCACCCGTACTGGTCACGATCACCAGCACCCAACTTCCGGACGGCACCATCGAAGGCCGATCCATCCGCATGTCCGGGCCTCACTGGGACGACGAGATCGACAGCCAGACGGCACGAACCATCGCCCGGGCGCTACTGGATGCTGCTGACGACCTCGATCGGCTACGGCAGCACTGAGACCAATTCAGGTGGTCAGTTTGATCACATCACCAACTAGCCATGCCTGGGCTGTTACGCGCAGGGCCCATGGAGATACCGGTCCCAATACCGCCCGTGATCGACGGCACCGCCCGCAGGCTGTCCTTCACCTCACCACCAGGGGGTGCCATCGGCGAACCCTCGGCCGAGCGGCGCACGTCGGAGGACCCAGCGTTAGCGACACCTCTGTTGCTGGTGCGGACGCCGCCTTCGGGCGCCGGGTTGGCGTCGAACACCGGATTCGGCTTACCGCCGATGTCGATCACGTCGGCATGGGCGGTGCCCGCGCCGAACACGAGGACCGCCCCTGCCAGCGCGAGCGCACCCGCCACGGCGACCGCCGATCTCTTGGGCCGACCTGCGAAAGCATCGTCACGTCGCACTTCGGCTTCCCCTTTTTTCCGCGGGATCCTCATCCCTGACCTCGAATGCCGTCTTGCGAACCATATCAGCGAATGGTCGTCGTGCAGGGCTGTCGCACCAGACAGGGGAAGCGTTACAGCGCATACGGAAACGGCCTGACGTTCGGCGGTGGATCAGCCAAAATCGGCCTGCCACAGGGCGTTTGGACCGCCGAATCCAATCGCCGCACCGCGTGCCGTCAGAAGTAGCGCGGGAACGCCGACCAGTCCGGGTCGCGCTTCTCCAGGAACGCGTCGCGGCCCTCGACAGCCTCGTCGGTCATGTACGCCAGCCTCGTCGCCTCGCCGGCGAACACCTGCTGACCGACCAACCCGTCGTCGACGAGGTTGAACGAGAACTTCAGCATCCGCACCGCCTGCGGGGACTTGCCGTTGATCTCGGCCGCCCACTGCAGCGCCTCGGATTCCAGGTCGGCGTGGTCGACGACGGCATTGACCGCGCCCATGGCGAGCATCTGCTCGGCGTCGTAGGCGCGGCCGAGGAAGAAGATCTCCCTGGCGAATTTCTGGCCTGTCTGGCGGGCGAGGTACGCGCTGCCGAATCCACCGTCGAAGCTGCCGACGTCGGCGTCGGTCTGCTTGAACCGGGCGTGTTGACGGCTGGCGAGCGTGAGGTCGCAGGTGACATGCAGGCTGTGCCCACCGCCGGCCGCCCACCCGTTCACCAGGCAGATCACCACCTTCGGCATGAACCGGATCAGCCGCTGCACCTCGAGGATGTGCAACCGGCCCGCCCGTGCCGGGTCGACCGACTCGGCGGTTTCCCCAGCGGCGTACTGATAGCCGGTGCGCCCGCGGATGCGCTGGTCGCCCCCGGAGCAGAACGCCCAGCCGCCGTCCTTGGCGGACGGGCCGTTGCCGGTGAGCAGCACCACCCCCACGTCCGACGACATCCGAGCATGGTCGAGCACCCCGTACAGTTCGTCGACGGTATGCGGACGGAAGGCGTTGCGCACCTCGGGCCGGTTGAAGGCGACCCGAACCGTCGGCTGCGGGGCACCGTCGACGACGTGGCGGTGATAGGTGATGTCGGTCAGGTCGAACCCGGGCACCGGCTGCCAGACCGACGGGTCGAACGGGTTGTCGCTCATGTCAGGAACCTACGTGATGGTCTTCGAACCGTGATGGTGTGTGAACGTAGTGGGCGCTCGATTTCTCGATTTCTGTCGCCTTGCGCGAATTCCCGGGTCGCTTGGCTACGATGCGGCAATGGCGACCGCCGACCTCGTTCTGACGGGGACCGTGCTCACCGTCAACGACGCACAACCCGCCGCCGAAGCGCTCGCCGTCGCCGGCGGGCGCATCGTCGCGGTGGGAGACCGCTCCGGGATCGAGCGGTGGATCGGCCCGGACACCGAGGTCGTCGACGTCGGTGCGGGCTGCGTGCTGCCCGGCCTGGTGGAGGCGCACGGGCATCCGCTGATGGAGGCCGTCGCCCTCTCTGGTCGAATGGTCGACATCCGTCCGGTGACGATGACTTCCGCCGACGAGGTCGTCGCCGCGGTGCGCACCGAAGTGGCCGGGCGCGGACGGCAGGGTTCTTACCTCAACGGCTGGGACCCGTTGCTCCAGAAGGGCCTTCCGGACCCGACGCTGACCTGGCTGGACGGTCTCGCACCGGACAGTCCGCTCGTGATCGTCCACAACTCAGGCCACAAGGCGTTCTTCAACAGCGTCGCGGCCGAACGGGCCGGTCTGCACCGCGACATCCCGGATCCGAAGGGTGCGCGCTTCGGCCGCGACCCCAACGGCGAACTCGACGGCACCGCCGAGGAGACCGCCGCGGTGTTCCCGCTACTCGCCGGGGTGATCGCGCCGAGTGACTACCCGTCGAAG contains:
- a CDS encoding 1,4-dihydroxy-2-naphthoyl-CoA synthase, with protein sequence MSDNPFDPSVWQPVPGFDLTDITYHRHVVDGAPQPTVRVAFNRPEVRNAFRPHTVDELYGVLDHARMSSDVGVVLLTGNGPSAKDGGWAFCSGGDQRIRGRTGYQYAAGETAESVDPARAGRLHILEVQRLIRFMPKVVICLVNGWAAGGGHSLHVTCDLTLASRQHARFKQTDADVGSFDGGFGSAYLARQTGQKFAREIFFLGRAYDAEQMLAMGAVNAVVDHADLESEALQWAAEINGKSPQAVRMLKFSFNLVDDGLVGQQVFAGEATRLAYMTDEAVEGRDAFLEKRDPDWSAFPRYF
- a CDS encoding formate/nitrite transporter family protein; its protein translation is MSYVDPAQFVTKMIDAGEAKAFMSTRDTVIRAYMAGAILALAAAFAVTVTVQTGNALVGALLFPVGFCLLYLLGFDLLTGVFTLVPLALLDKRRGVTMRGLLRNWGLVFVGNFAGALTVAFMMAIIFTYGFSVDPNEVGQRLGEIGQSRTVGYAQYGAAGMLTLFIRGVLCNWMVSTGVVAAMMSTSVSGKVIGMWMPIIVFFYMGFEHSVVNMFLFPSGLMLGGDFSVMDYLLWNEIPTVIGNLVGGLAFVGLTLYATHARTGSEWNRPAEPEQFTLPVEART
- a CDS encoding response regulator transcription factor — protein: MRVLVVEDETLLADAIASGLRRHAMAVDVVYDGASALERATVNDYDVIVLDRDLPVVSGDSVCTSLVESGAATRILMLTAATAIADRVNGLGLGADDYLTKPFAFAELTARVQALARRSRPAVPPVLERSGIRLDPHRRTVERDHRPVPLSPKEFAVLAELLRAEGGIVSAEQLLEKAWDEHIDPFTGVVRYTIMMLRRKLGEPPVIETEPGVGYRIP
- a CDS encoding VOC family protein — protein: MEILASRMLFRPADYERSLRFYRDGLGLAIAREYGAGTVFYAGQSLIELAAHGGPDAGGTLWLQVRDLHAVQDELRGRGVEIARQARQEPWGLHEMHVTDPDGVTLIFVQVPDDHPLRRDTRG
- the cynS gene encoding cyanase, which codes for MTRDEITADIVAARLAKQLTWQQLADAIDRPVMWTIAALLGQHPIPADSGTVLVDVLGLDQAAVPVLAASPVRGGLATAVPTDPTIYRFYEVLQVYGGAIKELIHEEFGDGIMSAINFSIDVQRKPHSAGDRVVVTLDGKFLPYDWTAAEG
- the menE gene encoding o-succinylbenzoate--CoA ligase, coding for MLPVIEDVLNGRGPALLPIPADETGHRALLSEALLAGAPIDDDVAVVVPTSGTTGTPKGAMLSAAALTASAHATHARLGGPGRWLLALPAHHIAGLQVLVRSVVAGERPVAMPASFEPSDLVSAAAGMGTGRRYVSLVSVQLDKALRDPAATTALTTFDAVLVGGGPMPAGLDEQAAAAGVSVVRTYGMSETAGGCVYDGVPLDGVQVRLEGSRVLLGGATLAKGYRNPVSPDPFAKPGWFRTNDVGALERGVLRVLGRVDDAISTGGLTVMPPLVEAVLSRHPAVVDCAVFGVADERLGQRVVAAIVLAPGASAPTADELRVHVAADLDATAAPREVHVVEEVPRRGIGKVDRRALSAQFS
- a CDS encoding hemophore-related protein, with the translated sequence MDWGIARPTGGTDTHEGDSTVERSSVLKPAMTLVATFGVALMGPTSGVAGAKPLDPVINTTCTYDQIVAALRIEAPDLASALDAHPEAQTKLREFVALSPEQRRARVDQRLNAHPEWRTTLEQKRATPQGQEKEQMLLRIADTCHNYA
- a CDS encoding universal stress protein, with translation MSSSERPHGIVVGADGSAAGNVAVDWAARSAVRRGVPLTLVHVIAPKDVRMWIEVPAPQEYLRWQAERSTRVMDEAMAIAERAAGNRKLTVVKQVIPGDAKATLIDMSKDAGLVVVGSRRLGALGRRLLGSVSTAVVHHAHCPVAVIHDEDPLMDHPDQAPVVVGVDGSAASDNAIAIAFDEASRRGVDLVAVHAWNDVDYEFPDIKWVDYTERGERIIGECLAGYCETYPDVSVHKVLVRDRPAHQLLQQAEAAQLLVVGSRGRGGFEGMLLGSVSSEVVQSARMPVIVARGG
- a CDS encoding sensor histidine kinase, whose product is MQEAVSRFLDDRGQGSHPIADRIFAAVTEQAAQERTETLRNLLVRSVVTLVAVGIAAAGLGWLLAGRALRPLQQITATARRVADRSLHERIALDGPFDEIKDLADTFDAMLERLDRAFDGQRRFVANASHELRTPLAINRTLIEVALDDPDTPESTRQLGATLLGVNARNERLIDGLLVLASSQHQLDLRPGVDLADIVRRAIDTASPLAERFGVKITSQLDPVSVTGDPTLLERIAHNLIDNAVRYNLPEHGWLQVTVGASGSSARLIVENTGPVIAPEDVDGLFEPFRRLATSERLTDPKHGAAGRGAGLGLSITRSVVQSHHGDVEAIAHGTGGLTVTVTIPLSR
- a CDS encoding SDR family oxidoreductase — its product is MSKNPLRRLSDSLLLAGMRPSRAEQFLQPRASVELAGKRIVLTGASSGIGEAAAEKFARCGARVVVVARRQDLLDALVERITTAGGDATARACDLSDLDAVDALVTDVEAQLGGVDILVNNAGKSIRRPLAESLDRWHDVERTMTLNYYSPLRLIRGLAPGMIERGDGHIVNVATWGVFSEASPLFAVYNASKAALSAVSRVIETEWSTKGVHSTTLYYPLVKTPMIAPTRAYDGVPGLTATEAADWMIDAARNRPVRITPRMAVTARALDSLAPTWFNAVVKRQGLQPEA